From a region of the Cucumis sativus cultivar 9930 chromosome 6, Cucumber_9930_V3, whole genome shotgun sequence genome:
- the LOC101208318 gene encoding WAT1-related protein At5g64700, with protein MDSKKPYLVAIFIQITFAGMSLLSKAAFATGMNTYIFLFYRQAAGSLILIPLTLLLKGKEKRPLSFKQLCQCFFISLIGITLAMNAYGVAVDYTSATLGAAAFNCLPVSTFIFAVLFRMERVNLKKAAGIAKVGGMMICVGGAAILAFYKGPYLKPIISHPIFHIEESETDITTTSQKSWLLGCFFLLVATVGWGIWFVFQAKFLKGYPHPVEFMCAQTVMSVVQCFVVAIIVERDPSEWKLGWNVRLYAVLYCGILVIGIANNAQCWVIKEKGPVFQAMMMPLNLVATIIGSQLFLAEGIYLGSVIGAILLVTSLYSVLWGKNKELVVTPTNQERPSSPDSLPQKESEEPANRSQVDSTIV; from the exons ATGGATTCCAAGAAGCCTTACCTTGTTgcaattttcattcaaattacTTTTGCTGGAATGAGCTTATTGTCCAAGGCTGCCTTCGCTACCGGTATGAATACGTATATCTTCCTCTTCTATCGTCAAGCTGCTGGCAGTCTCATCCTAATCCCACTAACTTTACTCTTAAAAGG gaaggagaagaggccATTGTCCTTCAAACAGCTCTGCCaatgttttttcatttcattgatagg GATAACTCTTGCAATGAATGCTTATGGAGTGGCCGTTGATTACACATCAGCAACTCTTGGAGCTGCAGCTTTCAACTGTCTTCCTGTCTCAACGTTCATCTTCGCCGTCTTATTTAG AATGGAGAGAGTGAACTTAAAGAAAGCAGCTGGGATAGCAAAGGTGGGAGGAATGATGATATGTGTGGGAGGGGCAGCAATACTTGCCTTCTACAAAGGACCATATCTAAAGCCAATAATATCACACCCGATTTTTCACATTGAGGAATCTGAAACCGACATTACTACAACATCTCAAAAGTCATGGTTGCTGGGGTGCTTCTTTCTGCTAGTGGCTACTGTGGGTTGGGGGATTTGGTTCGTGTTTCAGGCTAAGTTCTTGAAGGGTTACCCTCACCCAGTTGAATTCATGTGCGCTCAAACAGTGATGAGTGTAGTTCAGTGCTTTGTTGTGGCTATTATTGTGGAAAGAGATCCTTCAGAATGGAAATTGGGTTGGAATGTTAGACTCTATGCTGTTCTCTATTGT GGTATTTTGGTGATTGGAATTGCAAACAATGCACAATGTTGGGTAATCAAAGAAAAGGGTCCAGTTTTCCAAGCCATGATGATGCCCTTGAATTTAGTCGCAACCATCATCGGTTCTCAACTATTTTTGGCCGAAGGAATTTACTTGGGAAG TGTGATCGGTGCAATTTTGCTAGTAACAAGTCTTTACAGTGTTTTATggggaaaaaacaaagagctTGTGGTTACTCCAACTAACCAAGAACGACCATCGTCTCCAGATTCTCTACCACAAAAAGAGTCTGAAGAGCCGGCCAATCGTTCTCAAGTTGACTCCACGATAGTCTAA